A window of the Branchiostoma lanceolatum isolate klBraLanc5 chromosome 13, klBraLanc5.hap2, whole genome shotgun sequence genome harbors these coding sequences:
- the LOC136447002 gene encoding mucin-2-like, whose amino-acid sequence MQKTAPSSTIQTTAPSSTIQTTTHSTTAETTAPSTTIQTTVPSTTAETTALSTTSETTTPFTTIQTTAPPTTKETAAPSTIVQTTAPPTITQTTKQTIASVITTQTAPPTITQTTKQTIASVITTQTAPPTVSQATAPPTTIQTRAHSTSIKEAAPTNTIQTTAPTATLHTTAQPTSVQGTALPFTNQTKAPPTTIQTTAFQTTIQTRAPPTTIQRTTPSTSIKTTSSPATIETAAPTSTIQTAASLTSIETTFLSATTETTTQPTGAQTTVLHSTNQTKVPPTTIQTTTPPIAFETTAPHISIQTTAPSKTIETAAPTSSIQTASSVTSIGTTSSSVTTETVVQPISVQTTAFHTSNQTIAPHITIQTAPPSTTQPTAPPTINETTATLTTILQTDPISTIQTRAPSTIIQSTVPSTIIQTAPSRTIQTTPPSTTTKTTAPHFTLTGQTLLSTTMETIAQPTTAHTTASLTKMKTTAPPTTTETTAPPTTTIQITELPSIIETTDSTNILH is encoded by the exons ATGCAGAAGACAGCCCCTTCCTCTACCATTCAGACAACAGCCCCTTCCTCTACCATTCAGACGACAACCCATTCCACTACTGCGGAGACAACAGCCCCTTCCACGACCATTCAGACAACAGTCCCTTCCACCACCGCGGAGACAACAGCCCTTTCCACTACCTCGGAGACAACAACTCCTTTCACGACCATTCAGACAACAGCCCCTCCCACTACCAAGGAGACAGCCGCTCCTTCCACCATTGTCCAGACAACAGCTCCTCCTACTATTACCCAAACAACTAAACAAACAATAGCCTCTGTCATTACTACTCAAACAGCTCCTCCTACTATTACCCAAACAACTAAACAAACAATAGCCTCTGTCATTACTACTCAAACAGCCCCTCCCACTGTCAGTCAAGCAACAGCTCCTCCAACTACTATCCAAACAAGAGCCCATTCAACTTCTATCAAAGAGGCAGCCCCCACCAACACTATCCAAACAACAGCCCCGACTGCAACCTTACATACAACAGCCCAACCAACTAGCGTCCAAGGAACAGCTCTCCCTTTTACCAACCAGACAAAAGCCCCTCCCACTACTATTCAGACAACAGCCTTTCAAACTACTATCCAAACAAGAGCTCCTCCAACTACTATCCAACGAACGACCCCTTCGACTTCTATCAAAACAACATCCTCTCCCGCGACTATCGAAACAGCAGCCCCCACCAGCACTATCCAAACAGCAGCCTCTCTCACTTCCATAGAGACAACATTCTTATCTGCAACCACTGAAACAACAACTCAACCCACTGGCGCTCAAACAACAGTCCTCCACTCTACTAACCAGACAAAGGTCCCTCCTACTACAATCCAAACAACAACCCCTCCCATTGCTTTCGAGACAACAGCCCCACACATTTCTATCCAAACAACAGCCCCTTCCAAGACTATCGAAACAGCAGCCCCTACCAGCAGTATCCAAACAGCATCCTCTGTTACATCCATTGGGACAACATCCTCTTCTGTAACCACAGAGACAGTCGTTCAGCCAATCAGCGTCCAAACAACAGCTTTTCACACTTCCAACCAGACAATCGCCCCCCATATTACCATCCAAACAGCCCCTCCTTCGACTACCCAACCAACAGCCCCTCCCACTATCAACGAAACAACAGCCACTCTCACTACTATCCTACAAACAGACCCTATCTCTACCATTCAGACAAGAGCCCCTTCAACTATCATTCAGTCGACAGTCCCCTCCACTATCATTCAGACAGCCCCTTCCAGGACCATTCAGACAACACCCCCTTCCACTACCACGAAAACAACAGCACCTCACTTCACTTTAACGGGGCAAACGTTGCTATCTACAACCATGGAAACAATAGCCCAACCCACTACGGCCCACACAACAGCCTCTCTCACTAAGATGAAGACAACAGCTCCACCTACAACCACCGAGACAACAGCCCCTCCCACGACCACCATCCAGATAACAGAACTACCTTCGATCATCGAGACGACAG ACAGCACCAACATCCTCCATTAA
- the LOC136447420 gene encoding uncharacterized protein yields the protein MADKGDREELYSLLGLPSTATHAEVVEAYKREIVLYEEASKLSKKSSVYKEAYSRHREVSKAFFVLSDASNSQEYNDSGVTHNSPKRAKKSRRQRRDYCVKHNAQSITVLLPQNLTKSAAKSWLTTCEDYYDTKATDGGTNGLQINTTYSDATSNIPAGTVTIKVYESGQKLLIQGSAYLLWFSEMFPVLRKKVDSTSVHAEVPADNSRSNSDDFAKSVTEVKPSLCQSCDQPLSSDVCPLCNTVPKDLRDVNSNAVDFPESEPQKDIPVNHDYVQVQDNINKLETCLIESIADRKLFEDSISQRMSALESKQNSCQRVCDSISVAEVRKLKEDIVRLEGVKCELEHQVRSLKESLAELAAVVCNAPVKISTETQTANEQSVDQDSHRADKLIQEIVSVNVQNRFEVLGDISDRPDTDISHMGSKHGTRGTADSKPNQSTRSARREKTAPDETTKINQQNKDPLPDILILGDSNTKALKPDILYPNKCVKKDLTFNLTEATQYIQHSELTDPAVILFHVGTNDVRRTPDAGTVTEGFRNLIQTAHDKYPRSNLVLSSILPRDDPTLQDIGDDVNTFLKVAANETSYVHIIDNANFVDSGTIKSALYTSDGYHVNRSGIRVLAANIKRAVNPLLGLGQYTARRNQPAAITISQNRSYRDALIGSSDGATPTLNNQAQPSHSLRPVHNSTSGHDRRPVSTPSPKSVQGRNASAPETVPVPAMNDKNELSSSTFRRPVAPWSQPPPFGPPPFGPPPFGPWSPPVSPLRPPGPWSPPVFRPPGAPWGPPPPPGTRANATPNQPHHGPSQMNPPPMPPWSWHRNMMWPPLFAMW from the coding sequence ATGGCTGACAAAGGTGACCGCGAGGAGCTGTACTCCCTACTTGGACTACCATCTACAGCAACCCACGCTGAAGTCGTCGAAGCCTACAAGAGAGAGATTGTGCTGTATGAGGAGGCGTCAAAGTTAAGCAAAAAAAGCAGCGTCTACAAGGAAGCTTACTCAAGACATCGAGAGGTAAGCAAGGCGTTCTTTGTCCTCTCTGACGCGTCCAACAGTCAAGAATACAATGACAGCGGCGTCACCCACAACTCGCCAAAACGTGCCAAGAAATCACGAAGACAACGTAGAGACTATTGCGTGAAACATAACGCACAAAGTATAACCGTTTTGCTACCTCAAAACCTTACGAAGTCGGCCGCGAAGTCTTGGCTTACTACCTGCGAAGATTATTACGACACTAAGGCAACCGACGGAGGGACGAACGGTCTCCAGATCAACACAACGTATAGCGATGCCACCTCTAATATACCAGCCGGAACCGTGACCATCAAGGTGTACGAATCTGGCCAGAAACTGTTGATTCAGGGTTCAGCTTATTTGTTATGGTTCTCAGAGATGTTCCCTGTACTGAGAAAGAAAGTCGACTCCACATCTGTACACGCCGAAGTTCCAGCCGATAACTCGAGATCGAACTCAGATGACTTCGCGAAGTCTGTGACCGAGGTCAAACCATCGCTTTGCCAATCGTGTGATCAGCCACTATCATCGGATGTTTGTCCCCTGTGTAATACGGTACCTAAGGATCTTAGGGACGTCAACAGTAACGCCGTAGATTTTCCAGAAAGTGAACCCCAGAAAGACATTCCCGTTAATCACGACTATGTACAAGTTCAAGACAACATCAACAAGTTAGAAACTTGTTTGATTGAATCAATCGCAGACAGGAAACTGTTTGAAGATTCAATCTCGCAGCGCATGTCTGCTCTTGAATCTAAACAGAATTCTTGTCAACGTGTATGTGACAGTATATCTGTTGCAGAGGTAAGAAAGCTAAAGGAGGACATTGTGCGTTTAGAAGGTGTTAAGTGCGAACTGGAACACCAAGTCAGGTCGCTGAAGGAAAGCCTTGCAGAGTTAGCTGCTGTTGTCTGTAATGCCCCAGTGAAAATATCAACGGAAACGCAAACCGCAAATGAACAATCCGTGGATCAAGATTCACATCGTGCCGACAAGTTGATTCAAGAAATCGTTTCAGTGAATGTCCAGAATCGTTTCGAGGTCCTGGGCGATATCTCTGATCGCCCCGACACCGACATTTCACACATGGGGTCAAAACACGGCACACGGGGAACTGCTGATTCAAAACCAAATCAGTCTACGCGCTCTGCCCGCCGTGAAAAGACCGCGCCAGACGAGACAACCAAGATCAATCAACAGAACAAAGACCCGCTGCCGGACATTCTGATCCTCGGGGACTCCAACACAAAAGCACTCAAACCAGACATTCTATACCCCAACAAATGCGTGAAAAAGGACCTTACATTCAATCTGACAGAAGCCACCCAGTACATCCAACACTCAGAGTTGACCGACCCGGCCGTGATTTTGTTTCATGTCGGAACAAATGACGTTCGCCGTACACCGGACGCGGGGACGGTGACCGAAGGCTTCCGCAACCTCATCCAAACTGCCCATGATAAATATCCCCGCTCCAACCTTGTCTTGTCTTCTATCCTACCAAGGGATGACCCCACTTTACAAGACATCGGGGATGACGTCAACACATTTCTGAAAGTAGCTGCCAATGAAACCAGCTACGTACACATTATAGACAACGCAAACTTTGTAGACTCCGGGACAATCAAAAGTGCGCTCTATACATCTGACGGTTACCATGTCAATAGATCCGGTATACGTGTTCTGGCCGCCAACATCAAGAGAGCAGTCAACCCACTCTTGGGCCTGGGTCAGTACACGGCTAGGAGGAACCAACCTGCGGCGATTACAATATCTCAGAACCGATCATACAGAGACGCTTTGATCGGTTCTTCAGATGGTGCCACACCTACTCTGAACAATCAGGCACAGCCTTCACATTCACTCAGGCCCGTCCACAACTCAACATCAGGACACGACCGAAGACCTGTGTCCACGCCTTCCCCAAAGTCCGTACAGGGACGTAACGCGTCTGCGCCCGAGACAGTGCCAGTGCCAGCCATGAACGACAAGAATGAACTTTCATCTAGCACGTTCAGGCGACCTGTAGCACCGTGGAGTCAGCCACCACCCTTCGGACCCCCACCCTTCGGACCCCCACCCTTCGGACCCTGGAGCCCGCCCGTGTCTCCGCTCCGTCCCCCTGGACCCTGGAGCCCTCCCGTGTTCCGGCCTCCTGGCGCGCCGTGGggacctcctcctcctcccggTACCCGGGCCAACGCAACCCCGAACCAGCCCCACCATGGACCATCCCAGATGAACCCACCACCCATGCCACCCTGGTCATGGCATCGCAACATGATGTGGCCACCGTTGTTCGCCATGTGGTAG